The sequence CAGCGGTGGCATGACATTCAGCGCACCGCGCCTGCCTGCGCCCTTGCATCTGCTGCTGGCCCTGTGGCGCGCCACAGGGCTGCAACGCGAAGACAAGCTGGCGCTGGCGCGTTTTTCCTCGGCCGCGCGCTGGATGGACTGGCGCCTGAACGACGATTGCAGCGTCAGCACCTTGCTGGAACGCTTCGACCAGACTGATCGCCTGATCCAGCTGATGTGGCGTCCCTTGTGCATCGCCGCCCTCAACACCCGGCCCGAGCACGCTTCGGCCCAAGTCTTCCTGGCAGTGTTGCGCGACAGCCTGGGGGCACGCAGAAGCGCCTCCGACATGCTGTTGCCGCGGCGTGACCTGAGCAGCTTGTTTCCGCAACAGGCGGCGGCCTTCATCGAAGAACGCGGCGGCAGCCTGGAATCCGGCCGCAGCGTCAGGCAGCTGCGGCGCGACGGCCAGCAATGGCAGTTGCAAAGCGGCGACAGCAGCCAGAACTTCGACGCCGTGGTCGTCGCGACGCCGCCGGAGATCGCGGCGACGCTGCTGGACGGCAGTGCCGACACCGAACTGCTGGCCATCTTGCGCAGCTTTGCCTACGAGCCGATTACCACTTGCTATCTGCAATATGCGAGCAGCACACGGCTGCCGCAACCCTTTTTCGCCCTGCTCGACGATCCGGACAATACGGACGGCGGCGCGGCCTGGGGCCAGTTCGTGTTCGACCGCGGCCAACTCGATCCGGCCCAGGCCGGCTTGCTGGCCGTGGTCATCAGCGCTTCGTCCGCGGCAATCCAGGACGGCCATCAGGCACTGGGCAGCGCGCTGGCAAGCCAGCTTGCCGCCGCCTTCAAACAGCCGCAGCTGGCGCAGCCCTTGTGGACCAAGGTGATTTCAGAGAAACGCGCTACCTTCGCCTGCACCCCGGGCCTGGCGCGGCCGGCCAACGACAGCGGTCTGGAGCGGCTGATGCTGGCCGGCGACTATACCGCCAGCGACTATCCGGCGACCCTGGAATCGGCCGTGCGCAGCGGCCAGCAGGCGGCCAGGGAATTACTGCTGCAGCTGCGCTAGCGGGCTGTAACGGCCGGGCAGTTGAAAAAGCTTCATGCCAGACATCAATTGAATTGCACTTCAGCCGCATTCTTTTCATCTAATATAGCGGCACACTATAAATATTAGATTTGCGGAGAGCTCCATGCCTGTCATCACCTGCGTTGAAGATTTTCGTCTGCTGGCCAAAAAACGCGTCCCCAAAGCCTTCTACGACTATGCCGACAGCGGCTCCTACACCGAGAGCACCTATCGCGCCAACAGCAGCGACCTCGCAGCCCTGAAATTGCGCCAGCGGGTCGCCATCAATGTCGACCAGCGCTCCACCCGCAGCACCATGATCGGTGAAGAGGTGGCGATGCCGGTGGCGATTGCGCCAACCGGGCTGACCGGCATGCAGTGGGCCAACGGCGAAATGCTGGGCGCCATCGCGGCGGAGAAATTCGGCATCCCATTTACCCTGTCGACCATGAGCATCTGCTCCGTCGAAGACGTCGCCAGCGTCACCACCAAGCCGTTCTGGTTCCAGCTGTATGTGATGCGCGACCGCGGCTTCATCAAGTCGCTGATCGAACGCGCCAAGGCTGCCAAATGCTCGGCGCTGGTGCTGACGCTGGATCTGCAGATCCTCGGGCAGCGCCACAAGGACCTGAAGAACGGCATGTCGGTGCCGCCCAAGATGACCATCGCCAACCTGCTCGACCTAGCCACCAAGCCCGGCTGGGCCTTGCGCGCACTGAGCGGCCGCAAGTCCTTCGGCAACCTGGCCGGCCACGTGGCCGGCGCCGACGGCATCATGACCTTGAGCAAATGGACCGCCAGCCAATTCGATCCGAGCCTGTGCTGGGACGACATTGCCTGGATCAAGGAGCAATGGGGCGGCAAGCTGATCCTGAAAGGCATCCTCGACGTCGAAGACGCGAAGATTGCCGCCACCACCGGCGCCGACGCCATCGTCGTCAGCAATCACGGTGGCCGCCAGCTGGATGGCGCGGTGTCGTCGATTTCAGCGCTGCCGGCGATTGTCGATGCGGTCGGCGACCAGATCGAAGTCTGGTTCGACGGCGGCATCCGCAGCGGCCAGGATGTCTTGAAAGCGGTGGCGCTGGGGGCCAAGGGCACCATGATCGGCCGCGCTTTCCTCTACAGCCTGGGCGCTATGGGCGAAGCGGGCGTGACCCGCATGCTGCAGATCCTGCAACAGGAACTGGATGTCAGCATGGCGCTGACCGGCAGCAAGGACATCAAGGATGTCGGACCGCAGATCCTGAGCTGACGCTAAGAACCTGTAAGCGACCTCGTTACCGTGAAAACCCGTTGCAGTGAACACGTACCTACCCACTCGCTTAAAAGCAAGTGTAGTGAATGGTGCCAGGCCCGCCCCCTCGTTGTGGCGACTAAACTATGTGCTGGCGGCCAGTTCCACCCGGCGCGCCCGCAACTGCTGCCGCACTAACATCCGGGCATCAACCACGCCCAGCGCTGTGTGCTCGGGCGCGACGGCGTGGTGGGATGCAGGTACATGCCTCGTTGGCTGTCATGGAGCAACGGGCCGAGCCCCTCAATTTTCTGACCATTAAAATTGAGTTCAGTCGTGTCTTGCAGGCACAGTGCCACCAGCTCCTTTTGCATGCGCAGCTGCCTCTGCCGCCAGTGCGACGCCATGTCGTTCCACCAATCGACCGAATCATTACCCAGGAAACGATACGTTGCGATGGTCTCATCCCAACCGTCGACAACAGTAAACGCGAAAAATCGAAAGTTTATAAGGGCCGTTGTGCAAATTAGCCAATTAGTTCGATTTCAAGCATGGCGAGGGGATTTGTGCAAGGGCATGATAACTAAGCAGGTCTTCGCAATTACTGCATCTTTGCTATCCATTTCAAACAGTCATTCATCCAATGTATATTGCTTGCAGGATTAATTAACCCAAATCCATGACCACCATTTTTATACAAATACAATTGCGAAGGAATTTTTTTGCGTTGCAACATTTCATAATAAACAATGCTGTTCTCTACCTTTACAGTATCATCATCCTTAGCATGTACCAGATAGGTTGGCGGAGTATTCGCTGTTACATACAATTCATTTGAAAAATAATCTTTTTGATCTTGGGTTGGATTATTGCTCAGCAAATTTTGGCGAGTATTTAAACTGACTAAATTATCTTGGAAACTAATAACAGGATATACCAACACCATAAAATCAGGGCGCAAATTGATATGCTGAGGATTTTCAATTGTATTTATATCGTAATGCGATGCTGCAGTAGCTACTAAATGCCCTCCTGCCGAAAAACCCATGGTTCCAATCTGATCTGGATTGATATTCCAGCGATACGCATTTTGCCGCACATATAATATTGCTTGTTGCAAATCCTGCAATGGAGTTATTTCTTTATGAGTCATCACATTATCGCTAGGTAGGCGAAATTTCAACGCAAAAGCGGTTATACCTGCTTCGCTTAGTTCTTTTGCTACAGCCAACCCTTCATGCGAAAAGGCGCTTACTCCGTATCCACCACCCGGGCATACAATAACAGCCTTGCCTGAAGCAATATTTTTAGCTGGAAAAATGGCAATACTACCAACAGTTATATTATTTATTACTAGTACATCATTTGCCCACGGAGCTTTTTCTTCTCGTTCTGTGGCAAGTAATCCAGGTATTAGGTTGTAATTTGGCTTTACTTGCAAGAGTATTACTTCATTTTCCTGTTTTTTCATAATATTTAGATTTTAAATTTACCTTGTGAGAGATTTACACAGAACCAGAGCGATTTTTAATTCTTGATCGCTATAGTTAATCCATCATCTGTTGGCAAGATGACACTGGTAAAGCGAGCGGAATCGCTAATTTGCTTGTTAAATTCTCTCATGGCACCGACTATTTTTTCTTTATCCCCATTTATAGCAGGATCGTAAACCTGTCCAAAAAGAAAAGTATTGTCGGCAATAATTAATCCATTTTTCCGGAGCAATCGGGATGCTTGCTCAAGGTAGTAAGGATATGCCGATTTATTTGCATCTATAAAGATAGCATCGAAACTTGAGTCAAAATTTTGTAAAATTTCTTTAGCATCTCCTTTGAGGAGATTAATTTTTTTACCTTCTGTTATGCTGTCAAAATTCTGTTTAGCTATTAAATAGTGTTCCTCAGATTTTTCTATACACACTAATTTTCCATCATCAGGTAAAGCACGTGCTATCCATGTGGCTGAATAACCGCCCAATGTTCCGATTTCCAGAACAGTTTTGGCATTAATCATTTTCAACAAAACATGAATAATTTTTCCCTCCATTGGAGCAATCTGTATAAATTGAGATTGCTCATTGACAGAAATTCTAATTGTATGCAATGTGTCATCTTCTCGTGCATATAAAGATTCCACATAAGATTCACCTGCAGTTTGGATTTTTCTAGACAAGACAGCCTCTTTTAAATAATAAAGTTTTCGGA comes from Collimonas pratensis and encodes:
- a CDS encoding alpha/beta hydrolase translates to MKKQENEVILLQVKPNYNLIPGLLATEREEKAPWANDVLVINNITVGSIAIFPAKNIASGKAVIVCPGGGYGVSAFSHEGLAVAKELSEAGITAFALKFRLPSDNVMTHKEITPLQDLQQAILYVRQNAYRWNINPDQIGTMGFSAGGHLVATAASHYDINTIENPQHINLRPDFMVLVYPVISFQDNLVSLNTRQNLLSNNPTQDQKDYFSNELYVTANTPPTYLVHAKDDDTVKVENSIVYYEMLQRKKIPSQLYLYKNGGHGFGLINPASNIHWMNDCLKWIAKMQ
- a CDS encoding alpha-hydroxy acid oxidase → MPVITCVEDFRLLAKKRVPKAFYDYADSGSYTESTYRANSSDLAALKLRQRVAINVDQRSTRSTMIGEEVAMPVAIAPTGLTGMQWANGEMLGAIAAEKFGIPFTLSTMSICSVEDVASVTTKPFWFQLYVMRDRGFIKSLIERAKAAKCSALVLTLDLQILGQRHKDLKNGMSVPPKMTIANLLDLATKPGWALRALSGRKSFGNLAGHVAGADGIMTLSKWTASQFDPSLCWDDIAWIKEQWGGKLILKGILDVEDAKIAATTGADAIVVSNHGGRQLDGAVSSISALPAIVDAVGDQIEVWFDGGIRSGQDVLKAVALGAKGTMIGRAFLYSLGAMGEAGVTRMLQILQQELDVSMALTGSKDIKDVGPQILS
- the hpnE gene encoding hydroxysqualene dehydroxylase HpnE, with protein sequence MAIEAQHIAVIGAGWAGCTAAVELTLAGNQVTLYEASRQLGGRARRVDIDDTVLDNGQHILLGAYKQSLQMMRKVGIAPEQAMLRLPLQMNYPAGSGGMTFSAPRLPAPLHLLLALWRATGLQREDKLALARFSSAARWMDWRLNDDCSVSTLLERFDQTDRLIQLMWRPLCIAALNTRPEHASAQVFLAVLRDSLGARRSASDMLLPRRDLSSLFPQQAAAFIEERGGSLESGRSVRQLRRDGQQWQLQSGDSSQNFDAVVVATPPEIAATLLDGSADTELLAILRSFAYEPITTCYLQYASSTRLPQPFFALLDDPDNTDGGAAWGQFVFDRGQLDPAQAGLLAVVISASSAAIQDGHQALGSALASQLAAAFKQPQLAQPLWTKVISEKRATFACTPGLARPANDSGLERLMLAGDYTASDYPATLESAVRSGQQAARELLLQLR
- a CDS encoding O-methyltransferase, translated to MSRKIQTAGESYVESLYAREDDTLHTIRISVNEQSQFIQIAPMEGKIIHVLLKMINAKTVLEIGTLGGYSATWIARALPDDGKLVCIEKSEEHYLIAKQNFDSITEGKKINLLKGDAKEILQNFDSSFDAIFIDANKSAYPYYLEQASRLLRKNGLIIADNTFLFGQVYDPAINGDKEKIVGAMREFNKQISDSARFTSVILPTDDGLTIAIKN